A portion of the Manihot esculenta cultivar AM560-2 chromosome 2, M.esculenta_v8, whole genome shotgun sequence genome contains these proteins:
- the LOC110609721 gene encoding transcription factor IIIA: MEETAEIERPRPIFRDIRRYFCDYCGICRSKKSLITSHIQTHHKEEMDKEEAHGEEKIEGVKSNTCQECGASFKKPAYLKQHMQSHSLMRPFVCSADDCHASYRRKDHLTRHLLTHEGKLFKCPIKNCNREFIFQGNVKRHVKELHSENSPPTNVGQKQYVCHEIGCGKVFKYPSKLQKHEESHVKLESVEAFCAEPGCMKHFSNAECLKAHIHSCHRYVTCEICGTEQLKKNLKRHLRTHEVGGQSMERIKCHFEDCCHTFSSKTNLNLHIKALHLEGRPFTCGFPGCDMRFAYKHVRDKHEKSGCHVYTLGDFEESDEQFRSRARGGRKRKCPTVEMLIRKRVTPPTDLDECHAWFQSMES, from the exons ATGGAAGAAACAGCTGAGATCGAAAGGCCGAGGCCTATTTTTAGAGATATCAGACGTTATTTCTGTGATTATTGTGGAATTTGCAGATCTAAGAAGTCTCTCATCACTTCTCATATTCAAACTCACCACAAG GAAGAGATGGACAAGGAAGAAGCTCATGGGGAAGAAAAAATTGAGGGAGTGAAGTCTAATACTTGCCAAGAATGTGGTGCTAGTTTCAAAAAGCCTGCATATCTGAAACAACATATGCAAAGTCATTCTCTTATG AGACCATTTGTGTGTTCAGCTGATGATTGCCATGCCAGCTACAGAAGGAAAGACCACTTGACTCGCCACCTTCTTACGCATGAGGGAAAGCTCTTCAAGTGTCCTATCAAGAATTGCAACCGTGAATTTATTTTCCAAGGCAATGTTAAAAGGCATGTTAAAGAACTCCATAGCGAGAATTCGCCCCCCACTAATGTTGGTCAGAAGCAGTATGTTTGCCATGAAATTGGTTGTGGGAAGGTGTTTAAATATCCTTCAAAGCTGCAAAAACACGAGGAGTCACATGTCAAATTAGAATCAGTGGAGGCATTCTGTGCAGAACCAGGCTGTATGAAACATTTTTCCAATGCTGAATGCCTCAAGGCCCACATCCATTCATGTCACAGATACGTGACTTGTGAGATCTGTGGGACGGAACAGCTGAAAAAGAACTTGAAGAGACATCTCCGCACCCACGAAGTTGGTGGTCAGTCGATGGAGAGAATTAAATGCCATTTTGAGGATTGTTGCCACACATTTTCTAGTAAAACAAATCTTAATCTGCATATTAAGGCTCTGCACCTTGAAGGCAGACCTTTCACGTGTGGATTTCCAGGTTGTGATATGAGATTTGCGTACAAGCATGTCAGAGATAAACATGAGAAATCTGGGTGCCATGTCTATACTCTTGGTGATTTTGAAGAGTCTGATGAACAATTCAGGTCAAGGGCACGAGGTGGGAGGAAGAGGAAATGCCCAACTGTAGAAATGCTTATTCGCAAGAGGGTTACTCCACCAACTGATTTGGATGAGTGCCATGCTTGGTTTCAGTCAATGGAATCATGA